In one Sphingomonas hankookensis genomic region, the following are encoded:
- a CDS encoding glycoside hydrolase family 15 protein, which yields MLFRSRAADPAMLRDAEGYLPLARYGALGDGRAVVLSGADGSIDWWCVPNMDSPALFDRLLDGTLGGYFAITPTEPFTSEQRYRDDSNVLETIFTTATGRAKLTESLNSGTAGRLPWAELARRVEGLDGHVAFALTLRFGRRADTVSPYFARAGGHDVFHVGAVLGLVRCSDHVVIERQGDDGIDGRIAVSQGQRATVGIVAGADEPLVVPPIEAIDGRIDLSDKEWRDWTQALDWSGQLHCDGARRALAIRSALALKLLLYSPTGAIVAAATTSLPEKVGGPKNWDYRYAWIRDAGYTIKAFLRIGAHAEAKAGFTWLLKRLGQGVPKVCYTLGGDPVPEVREIDIPGYRGSKPVVTGNLATDQHQHGIYGDIFETAERFVACGNILDGQSAATLSHLADLCADRWRQKDAGIWELTEVQHYTMSKISCWQALQRAVELADAGQIPTTCRDRWARERDRIMDWIGEHCWDEERGAYLCYPGAKGLDASLALAVRFRFDGQDRLARTLDAIDRELGAGAFHYRYTGMEQEEGCFLACTFWMVEARAILGQHDRAEAALAAAMDGLKHGTGILPEMIDPKTGDYLGNLPQGLSHLALIQAIATLGGAEL from the coding sequence ATGCTGTTCCGATCCCGCGCCGCCGATCCCGCCATGCTTCGCGATGCCGAGGGCTATCTGCCGCTCGCCCGCTATGGCGCGCTGGGCGACGGACGCGCGGTGGTGCTGTCGGGCGCCGATGGATCGATCGACTGGTGGTGCGTGCCGAACATGGATTCGCCCGCGCTGTTCGACCGGTTGCTCGACGGGACGCTGGGCGGCTATTTCGCGATCACGCCGACCGAGCCGTTCACCAGCGAGCAGCGCTATCGCGACGACAGCAATGTGCTGGAGACGATATTCACGACCGCGACGGGCCGGGCGAAACTGACCGAGAGCCTCAACAGCGGGACGGCGGGGCGGCTGCCCTGGGCCGAACTGGCGCGGCGGGTCGAGGGGCTGGACGGGCATGTCGCGTTCGCGCTGACGCTGCGCTTCGGGCGGCGGGCGGATACGGTCAGCCCCTATTTTGCGCGGGCCGGCGGGCATGACGTGTTTCATGTCGGCGCAGTGCTGGGGCTGGTCCGGTGCAGCGATCATGTCGTCATCGAACGGCAGGGCGATGACGGGATCGACGGGCGGATCGCGGTGTCGCAAGGGCAGCGGGCGACGGTCGGGATCGTGGCGGGTGCCGACGAGCCGCTGGTCGTGCCACCGATCGAGGCGATCGATGGGCGCATCGACCTGTCCGACAAGGAATGGCGCGACTGGACGCAGGCGCTCGACTGGTCGGGACAGCTGCATTGTGACGGGGCGCGGCGGGCGCTGGCGATCCGCAGCGCACTGGCGCTCAAGCTGCTGCTCTATTCGCCGACCGGGGCGATCGTCGCGGCGGCCACGACCTCGCTGCCGGAGAAGGTCGGGGGGCCGAAGAACTGGGACTATCGCTATGCGTGGATCCGCGACGCCGGCTACACGATCAAGGCGTTCCTGCGCATTGGCGCCCATGCCGAGGCGAAGGCGGGCTTTACCTGGCTGTTGAAGCGTCTGGGGCAGGGGGTGCCGAAGGTCTGCTACACGCTGGGCGGCGATCCGGTGCCCGAAGTGCGCGAGATCGACATTCCGGGCTATCGCGGGTCGAAGCCGGTGGTGACCGGGAACCTGGCGACCGACCAGCATCAGCACGGGATTTATGGCGACATCTTCGAGACGGCCGAGCGGTTCGTGGCGTGCGGTAACATCCTCGACGGGCAGAGCGCGGCGACCCTGTCGCACCTCGCCGATCTGTGCGCGGATCGCTGGCGACAGAAGGATGCCGGCATCTGGGAACTGACCGAGGTGCAGCATTACACCATGTCGAAGATCAGCTGCTGGCAGGCGCTGCAACGCGCGGTCGAGCTGGCCGATGCCGGGCAGATTCCGACGACCTGCCGCGACCGCTGGGCGCGCGAACGCGACCGGATCATGGACTGGATCGGCGAGCATTGCTGGGACGAGGAGCGGGGGGCGTATCTGTGCTATCCGGGCGCCAAGGGGCTGGACGCGTCGCTGGCGCTGGCGGTGCGGTTCCGTTTCGACGGGCAGGACCGGCTGGCGCGGACGCTGGACGCGATCGACCGGGAGCTCGGCGCCGGGGCGTTCCACTATCGCTACACGGGGATGGAGCAGGAAGAAGGGTGCTTCCTCGCGTGCACTTTCTGGATGGTCGAGGCGCGCGCGATCCTCGGCCAGCACGACCGGGCCGAGGCGGCTCTGGCGGCGGCGATGGACGGGCTGAAGCATGGCACCGGGATTTTGCCGGAGATGATCGATCCGAAGACCGGCGATTATCTCGGCAATCTGCCGCAGGGGCTGAGCCATCTGGCACTGATCCAGGCGATTGCGACGCTCGGCGGAGCTGAACTTTGA
- a CDS encoding Gfo/Idh/MocA family protein, whose product MSIASAFGLGKKVRYAVVGAGDITQRSMLPGIKHTGNSKLVAIVTGDAEKAAALAEMYGVDATYDYDQFHELLASGTIDAIYLGTPNWRHAEFAIPALAAGIHVLCEKPLEISVEQGRAIAAAQAASSAKLMTAYRLHFEPGTLAAIDMVRDGKLGDLVTFSATFSQSLDPDNHRAKHGIVAGPLFDMGPYPINAIRYLFGEEPIAVESAVATRQAAAGFGDLDDTFAVVLRMPGDRLASFTVSYYAGNVDHLTIAGTKGSIHIDPAFGYGDTQHQTITIGTDKREEKFKPTDQFGGEMKYFSDCILNGDDPEPDAEEGIADLRVIEGIVEALKTGRRVDLPPFERRRRINTATQKQTLSPITPPETVKAKSPSGN is encoded by the coding sequence ATGAGCATCGCGTCCGCCTTCGGGCTAGGCAAGAAGGTCCGCTACGCCGTCGTCGGCGCGGGCGACATCACCCAGCGCTCGATGCTGCCCGGCATCAAGCATACCGGCAATTCCAAGCTGGTCGCGATCGTCACCGGCGATGCGGAGAAGGCGGCGGCACTGGCCGAGATGTACGGCGTCGACGCGACCTATGATTACGACCAGTTCCACGAACTGCTGGCGTCCGGCACGATCGACGCCATCTATCTCGGTACGCCCAACTGGCGCCATGCCGAATTCGCCATTCCCGCGCTCGCCGCCGGCATCCACGTCCTGTGCGAGAAGCCACTGGAAATCTCGGTCGAACAGGGCCGCGCCATCGCCGCGGCGCAGGCGGCGTCGTCGGCCAAGCTGATGACCGCCTACCGCCTGCACTTCGAACCCGGCACGCTGGCGGCGATCGACATGGTGCGCGACGGCAAGCTTGGCGACCTCGTGACCTTCTCCGCGACGTTCAGCCAGTCGCTCGACCCCGACAACCACCGCGCCAAGCACGGCATCGTCGCCGGCCCGCTGTTCGACATGGGTCCCTACCCGATCAACGCCATCCGCTATCTGTTCGGCGAGGAACCCATCGCGGTGGAATCGGCGGTAGCGACCCGGCAGGCGGCTGCGGGCTTCGGCGATCTGGACGATACCTTCGCGGTCGTGCTGCGCATGCCCGGCGACCGTCTGGCGAGCTTCACCGTCAGCTATTATGCCGGCAATGTCGACCACCTGACCATCGCCGGGACCAAGGGCAGCATCCATATCGACCCCGCCTTCGGCTATGGCGATACCCAGCATCAGACGATCACGATCGGCACCGACAAGCGCGAAGAGAAGTTCAAGCCGACCGACCAGTTCGGCGGCGAGATGAAATATTTCTCCGACTGCATCCTGAACGGCGACGATCCCGAGCCGGACGCGGAGGAAGGCATTGCCGACCTGCGCGTGATCGAAGGAATTGTTGAGGCGCTCAAGACCGGCCGCCGCGTCGACCTGCCCCCCTTCGAACGCCGCCGCCGCATCAACACCGCGACGCAGAAGCAGACGCTGTCCCCGATCACCCCGCCGGAGACGGTGAAGGCGAAGTCGCCGAGCGGGAATTGA
- a CDS encoding carbonic anhydrase, with product MREYKHLLLANKAWAAERLEENADYFTRQIVGQQPEFLWIGCSDSRVAPDQLTNTEPGGMFIHRNIANLVDPGDQNLMSVVQFAVEVLKVGHIIVCGHYACGGIQAALEGGVDGHVHDWLAIARNVVDNHRDELDALPEDQRANRLVELNVHDQLVQLARTDVVQKAFAAGQPLELHGWVYDLRDGLLKPLMEIDANTPLEAVTKPEKVLV from the coding sequence ATGAGGGAATACAAGCACCTGCTCCTCGCCAACAAGGCATGGGCCGCCGAACGGCTGGAGGAAAATGCCGACTATTTCACGCGGCAGATCGTCGGGCAGCAGCCGGAATTCCTGTGGATCGGCTGTTCCGACAGCCGCGTCGCGCCGGACCAGCTGACCAATACCGAACCGGGCGGCATGTTCATCCACCGCAACATCGCCAATCTGGTCGATCCGGGCGATCAGAACCTGATGTCGGTGGTGCAGTTCGCGGTCGAGGTGCTGAAGGTCGGCCATATCATCGTGTGCGGCCATTATGCCTGTGGCGGCATCCAGGCTGCGCTGGAAGGCGGCGTCGACGGCCATGTCCATGACTGGCTGGCGATCGCGCGCAACGTTGTCGACAACCACCGCGACGAACTGGACGCCCTGCCCGAGGATCAGCGCGCCAACCGCCTGGTCGAACTGAACGTCCATGACCAGCTGGTCCAGCTGGCCCGCACCGACGTGGTGCAAAAGGCATTCGCGGCCGGCCAGCCGCTCGAACTCCATGGCTGGGTCTACGACCTCCGCGACGGCCTGCTCAAGCCGTTGATGGAGATCGATGCGAACACGCCGCTGGAAGCGGTGACCAAGCCGGAGAAGGTGCTGGTCTGA
- a CDS encoding SDR family NAD(P)-dependent oxidoreductase: MDYGLGGALALVTGADSGIGRETARMLLQEGARVAISDQDADSLEQVRAELVEHGEVVAVAADVTDLSSVKALFEQVRSELGDPTILVHAAGVTGATGDFLEVDDAGWQSTLDINLMGAVRVTREAIPAMRKGGGGRIVLIASEDAVQPYVDELAYCASKAGVLNLAKGLSKAYGCDNVLVNSVSPAFIATPMTDAMMDKRAEEQGTDRDGAIKSFLKEERPGMTLGRRGKAEEVAAAILFLVSKPASFVNGANLRVDSGSVMTMAG; the protein is encoded by the coding sequence ATGGATTACGGACTGGGCGGCGCGCTGGCACTGGTGACGGGCGCGGATAGCGGCATCGGGCGCGAGACGGCGCGGATGCTGTTGCAGGAAGGCGCGCGGGTCGCGATCAGCGATCAGGATGCGGACTCGCTGGAGCAGGTGCGCGCGGAACTGGTCGAGCATGGCGAGGTCGTGGCGGTCGCCGCCGACGTGACCGACCTGTCGAGCGTCAAGGCGCTGTTCGAGCAGGTGCGTAGCGAGCTGGGCGATCCGACGATCCTCGTCCATGCCGCCGGTGTGACCGGCGCGACGGGCGATTTCCTGGAGGTGGACGACGCCGGGTGGCAGTCGACGCTGGACATCAACCTGATGGGGGCGGTGCGGGTGACGCGCGAGGCGATCCCGGCGATGCGCAAGGGTGGCGGCGGCCGGATCGTGCTGATCGCGTCGGAGGATGCGGTCCAGCCCTATGTCGACGAACTGGCGTACTGCGCATCGAAGGCCGGGGTACTGAACTTGGCCAAGGGCCTGTCGAAGGCCTATGGCTGCGACAATGTGCTGGTGAACAGCGTATCGCCCGCGTTCATCGCGACGCCGATGACCGATGCGATGATGGACAAGCGCGCCGAGGAGCAGGGCACCGACCGCGACGGCGCGATCAAGAGCTTCCTGAAGGAAGAACGCCCCGGCATGACGCTGGGCCGGCGCGGCAAGGCGGAAGAGGTCGCGGCGGCGATCCTGTTCCTGGTGTCGAAGCCGGCGAGCTTCGTGAACGGCGCGAATTTGCGGGTGGATTCAGGGTCGGTGATGACGATGGCGGGGTGA